One genomic region from Stutzerimonas decontaminans encodes:
- the cyoE gene encoding heme o synthase: MATLLSERSAQASWRDYLELTKPKVVLLMLITSLVGMFLATRAGVPWTVLLFGNLGIALCAGGAAAVNHVVDRQIDSVMARTHKRPLAEGRVSPAAALTFAFVLGVSGLALLLTFTNALAAWLTLASLIGYAVIYTGFLKRATPQNIVIGGLAGAAPPLLGWVAVTGQVTAEPLLLVLIIFAWTPPHFWALAIHRKDEYAKVNVPMLPVTHGVHYTKVHILLYTVMLLAVSFMPFAIHMSGPLYLAAASVLGARFLYWAIALYRDSRPHAAIKTFKFSIWYLFALFIALLVDHYLLLDF; encoded by the coding sequence ATGGCGACTCTACTCAGCGAACGCAGCGCCCAGGCCAGCTGGCGCGACTACCTGGAGCTGACCAAGCCGAAGGTGGTGCTGCTGATGCTCATCACCTCGCTGGTGGGCATGTTCCTCGCCACCCGCGCCGGCGTGCCCTGGACGGTGCTGCTGTTCGGCAACCTCGGCATCGCCCTGTGCGCCGGCGGCGCGGCGGCAGTGAACCATGTGGTGGACCGGCAGATCGATTCGGTGATGGCTCGCACCCACAAGCGACCCCTGGCCGAAGGCCGGGTCTCGCCGGCGGCGGCACTGACCTTCGCCTTCGTCCTCGGCGTCAGCGGGCTGGCCCTGCTGCTGACCTTCACCAACGCCCTCGCCGCCTGGCTGACGCTGGCCTCGTTGATCGGTTACGCGGTGATCTATACCGGCTTTCTCAAGCGCGCCACGCCGCAGAACATCGTCATCGGCGGCCTGGCCGGCGCCGCACCGCCGCTGCTCGGCTGGGTTGCGGTGACAGGCCAGGTCACCGCCGAGCCGCTGCTGCTGGTGCTGATCATCTTCGCCTGGACGCCGCCGCACTTCTGGGCCCTGGCCATCCATCGCAAGGACGAGTACGCCAAGGTCAACGTACCGATGCTGCCGGTCACCCACGGCGTGCACTACACCAAGGTGCACATCCTGCTGTACACGGTGATGCTGCTGGCGGTCAGCTTCATGCCGTTCGCCATTCACATGAGCGGCCCGTTGTACCTCGCCGCCGCGTCAGTTCTGGGCGCGCGCTTCCTCTACTGGGCCATCGCGCTGTACCGCGACAGCCGGCCACATGCGGCAATCAAGACCTTCAAATTCAGCATCTGGTACCTGTTCGCGCTGTTCATCGCGCTGCTGGTTGATCATTATCTGCTGCTCGATTTCTAA
- a CDS encoding SCO family protein, with product MTRIQKTVFILVALIALVVGLTVSKVLNSQRQLDPTQLLDAGIVLLPQSRTVPALSLTNQDGETVKLDELQGQWTLLFFGYTFCPDICPTTLAELRQLNGMLPDAVRGELRTILVSVDPNRDTPAQLKEYLGYFNAGFQGLTGPLDDIQSLANGVGIPFIPGDTSKENYTVDHSGNLVLIGPDGRQRGFIRAPLRVQKLAEQLPELISRAP from the coding sequence ATGACCCGCATCCAGAAAACCGTCTTCATCCTCGTTGCGCTGATCGCGCTGGTCGTCGGGCTGACGGTTTCCAAGGTGCTCAACAGCCAGCGCCAGCTTGACCCCACCCAATTGCTGGATGCCGGCATCGTCCTGCTGCCGCAGAGCCGCACGGTGCCTGCACTGAGCCTGACCAATCAGGATGGCGAAACGGTGAAGCTGGATGAACTCCAAGGGCAGTGGACGCTGCTGTTCTTCGGCTACACCTTCTGCCCGGACATCTGCCCGACTACCCTGGCCGAGCTGCGCCAGCTCAACGGCATGCTGCCGGACGCGGTACGCGGCGAGTTGCGCACCATCCTGGTCAGTGTCGACCCCAACCGCGACACGCCCGCGCAGCTCAAGGAATACCTCGGCTATTTCAACGCCGGCTTCCAGGGGCTGACCGGCCCGCTGGACGATATCCAGTCCCTGGCCAATGGGGTTGGCATTCCCTTCATCCCCGGCGACACCAGCAAGGAGAATTACACCGTCGACCACAGCGGCAATCTGGTCCTGATCGGCCCGGACGGCCGTCAGCGGGGCTTTATCCGCGCACCGCTGCGGGTACAGAAGCTTGCCGAGCAGTTGCCGGAGCTGATCAGCCGGGCACCCTAG
- a CDS encoding PepSY-associated TM helix domain-containing protein has protein sequence MRSILVLVHRYIGLATAIFLFLAGITGSILAFHHELDEWLNPEFYHTTSEGPVLAPGTLVERVEQANPRMQVWYMEFPSEPGHAALMALVPRNDPATGKPYDERPVVHYLDAVTGEPVGTRYWGECCFSRKNFVPFILEFHYNLSLPGNWGLWLMGIVAIAWVIDCFVSLVLTFPRGRPFFSKWWTAWKIKRQRMNHDVHRAGGLWLWLLLTPVAVSSVAMNLPEQVFKPVVSLFSPVEPSVYEARGRMPAEQLGTTAYDFHQAYDYAMQHAAELGLTEAITELYYSFEYNFYGAGFGEHDSNQGNAWLFFHGTDGRLLGQEIPGQGTLGQQFHLLQPAIHGGRILGLPGRILIAVLGVAIAVLSVTGVVIWWRKLSARRQTAARRGAVAEAG, from the coding sequence ATGCGTTCGATTCTTGTGCTTGTGCACCGCTACATCGGCCTGGCCACGGCGATCTTCCTGTTCCTTGCTGGTATCACCGGCAGCATCCTGGCCTTCCACCACGAACTGGACGAATGGCTCAACCCCGAGTTCTACCACACCACCAGCGAGGGGCCGGTGCTGGCGCCGGGGACACTGGTGGAGCGGGTCGAGCAGGCCAACCCGCGCATGCAGGTCTGGTACATGGAGTTCCCCAGCGAACCCGGCCACGCCGCGCTGATGGCGCTGGTGCCGCGCAACGATCCGGCGACCGGCAAGCCCTATGACGAACGACCCGTGGTGCATTACCTCGATGCGGTGACCGGCGAGCCGGTGGGTACGCGCTATTGGGGCGAGTGCTGCTTCTCGCGCAAGAACTTCGTGCCCTTCATTCTCGAGTTCCACTACAACCTGTCGCTGCCGGGCAACTGGGGGCTGTGGTTGATGGGAATCGTGGCGATCGCCTGGGTAATCGATTGCTTCGTCTCGCTGGTGCTGACCTTCCCTCGCGGCCGGCCGTTCTTTTCCAAGTGGTGGACGGCCTGGAAGATCAAGCGTCAGCGCATGAACCATGACGTGCACCGCGCCGGCGGCCTGTGGCTGTGGCTGCTGCTCACGCCAGTGGCGGTCAGCAGCGTGGCGATGAACCTGCCGGAGCAGGTGTTCAAGCCGGTGGTCTCACTGTTCTCCCCCGTTGAGCCGAGCGTCTACGAGGCCCGCGGGCGGATGCCGGCCGAGCAGTTGGGCACGACCGCCTATGACTTCCATCAGGCGTACGACTACGCCATGCAGCACGCCGCCGAGCTCGGCCTGACCGAAGCGATCACCGAGCTGTACTACAGCTTCGAGTACAACTTCTATGGCGCCGGTTTCGGCGAGCACGACAGCAATCAGGGCAATGCCTGGCTGTTCTTCCACGGCACCGACGGGCGCCTGCTCGGCCAGGAGATTCCTGGGCAGGGCACGCTGGGGCAGCAGTTCCACCTGCTGCAACCGGCGATCCACGGCGGGCGCATTCTCGGCCTGCCGGGGCGCATCCTGATTGCAGTGTTGGGTGTGGCGATTGCAGTACTGTCAGTCACTGGGGTGGTGATCTGGTGGCGCAAGCTTTCGGCGCGGCGGCAGACCGCGGCGAGACGCGGCGCGGTGGCAGAGGCGGGCTGA
- a CDS encoding TonB-dependent siderophore receptor — protein sequence MRSTALPFIPNRSRALALGIRAALLCLPMASVVPGIALAQAATQQAVRSYDIPAGPLSSALSRFAGEAGVLLSVDGSLLQGLETDGLQGQYGVDDGFAALLQGSGLQAVRDGQGNYSLARRTAQSDAVELQPMTVEGFALGNALGSMEGYNATHSSVATKTSMPLVETSQTVSVVTRQQIEDQGSRSIAQAVRYTPGLMSTPYGATTRYDYVAMRGITDGSVDNLYLDGQKLLGDSGTYSSLQVDPYFIERIDILKGPSSVLYGRSLPGGLVAMTSKKPQKEASRQLQFSYGSHDYKQAAFDFTGPLDDERISYRLVGVAKDADTQVDGIEEQRYAVMPSVSIDFTDDTRLTLLAMLQRDPESGYHGGLPADGTVTSRNGQRISRSFFEGDKDYEKFERDQQMVGYQLEHRFNDVVSARQNFQYLDSTVESGQVYQYGYVAPGSDDLVRYYTGADEALHAWTIDNQLQFLFDTGALSHTVVTGLDYQRRKAKVVYDAAYGLPSINPYTGAVGAGSPVFYHQYDETRELEQTGLYVQDLISLDNWRFSLGVRQDWVDVSFDHTNDASYGDQSDSAKLEQFTGRVGVLYAFDNGLSPYASYSESFNPNATAAYNANGSGGFDITLLDPTEGEQYEVGVKYQPLGTDDLYTISYFDLKQSNLANKDSNENFYRAVGELTSKGVEVEARLRPIEQVNLIASYTYMDVEYSKDFTGAAGVNNRGNTPNAVARNMASLWTDYTFDHGPLAGLQVGGGARYFGKSWADAENTLRIPSYTLYDAMVGYDLSRVWLQGVGVRLNLNNLTDEKYVAACNSLSQCYYGEARNVMATVTYDF from the coding sequence TGGCACTCGGCATTCGTGCCGCGCTGCTCTGCCTGCCGATGGCCAGCGTCGTGCCCGGCATCGCCCTGGCACAGGCTGCGACCCAACAGGCGGTGCGCAGCTACGACATCCCTGCTGGCCCGCTGTCCAGCGCACTCAGCCGGTTTGCCGGCGAGGCCGGGGTATTGCTGTCGGTGGACGGCAGCCTGCTGCAGGGCCTCGAAACGGACGGGCTGCAAGGCCAGTACGGCGTCGACGACGGTTTCGCCGCGCTGCTGCAGGGCAGCGGCCTGCAGGCCGTACGTGACGGCCAGGGCAACTACTCGCTGGCCCGCCGCACTGCACAGAGCGATGCCGTCGAGCTGCAACCGATGACCGTCGAAGGCTTCGCCCTCGGTAACGCACTGGGTTCGATGGAAGGCTACAACGCGACCCATAGCAGCGTGGCGACCAAGACCAGTATGCCGCTGGTAGAGACCTCGCAGACCGTCTCGGTGGTCACCCGCCAGCAGATCGAGGATCAGGGCTCGCGCTCCATCGCCCAGGCAGTGCGCTACACGCCGGGCCTGATGAGCACGCCCTATGGCGCCACCACTCGCTACGACTATGTCGCCATGCGCGGCATCACCGATGGCTCGGTGGACAACCTCTACCTCGACGGTCAGAAGCTTTTGGGCGACAGCGGCACCTACAGCAGTCTGCAGGTAGACCCGTACTTCATCGAGCGCATCGACATCCTCAAGGGACCATCCTCGGTACTCTATGGCCGCAGCCTGCCCGGCGGCCTGGTGGCGATGACCAGCAAGAAGCCGCAGAAGGAAGCCAGCCGTCAGCTGCAGTTCTCCTACGGCAGCCATGACTACAAGCAGGCCGCCTTCGACTTCACCGGCCCGCTTGATGACGAACGCATCAGCTATCGATTGGTGGGCGTGGCCAAGGATGCCGATACCCAGGTCGATGGCATCGAGGAGCAGCGCTATGCAGTGATGCCGTCGGTAAGCATCGATTTTACCGACGACACCCGCCTGACCCTGCTGGCGATGCTGCAGCGCGATCCGGAGAGCGGCTACCACGGTGGCTTGCCGGCCGACGGCACGGTCACCTCACGAAATGGCCAGCGCATCTCTCGCAGCTTCTTCGAAGGTGACAAGGACTACGAGAAGTTCGAGCGCGACCAGCAGATGGTTGGCTATCAGCTGGAGCATCGCTTCAATGACGTCGTTTCTGCACGGCAGAACTTCCAGTATCTCGACTCGACTGTTGAATCGGGACAGGTTTACCAGTACGGCTATGTAGCGCCCGGCTCCGATGACCTGGTGCGCTACTACACTGGTGCGGACGAGGCACTGCACGCCTGGACAATCGATAACCAGCTGCAGTTTCTTTTCGATACCGGTGCGCTTAGCCACACCGTCGTAACAGGCCTCGATTACCAGCGGCGCAAGGCGAAGGTCGTCTATGACGCCGCCTATGGCCTGCCCTCGATCAACCCTTACACCGGTGCGGTCGGTGCCGGCAGTCCAGTGTTCTACCACCAGTACGACGAAACGCGCGAGCTGGAGCAGACCGGTCTTTACGTGCAGGATCTGATCAGCTTGGACAACTGGCGCTTCTCCCTGGGGGTTCGCCAGGACTGGGTGGATGTGTCCTTCGACCATACCAATGACGCGAGCTACGGCGATCAGTCCGATAGCGCGAAACTCGAGCAGTTCACCGGTCGTGTCGGCGTGCTCTACGCCTTCGACAACGGCCTGTCGCCCTACGCCAGCTATTCGGAGTCGTTCAACCCCAATGCCACTGCGGCCTACAACGCCAACGGCAGCGGCGGCTTCGACATTACCTTGCTCGATCCTACCGAGGGCGAGCAATACGAAGTGGGTGTGAAGTATCAGCCGTTGGGCACCGACGATCTCTACACCATCTCCTACTTCGACCTGAAGCAATCCAACCTGGCGAACAAGGATTCCAACGAGAACTTCTACCGTGCGGTCGGCGAGCTTACCTCCAAGGGTGTGGAAGTCGAAGCGCGCCTGCGGCCCATCGAGCAGGTCAACCTGATCGCCAGCTACACCTACATGGACGTCGAGTACTCCAAGGATTTCACCGGTGCTGCTGGCGTCAACAACCGCGGCAACACGCCTAACGCGGTGGCGCGCAACATGGCTTCGTTGTGGACCGACTACACCTTCGATCATGGACCGCTGGCCGGTCTGCAGGTGGGTGGTGGTGCGCGCTACTTCGGCAAGAGCTGGGCGGACGCGGAGAATACCCTGCGCATCCCGTCCTACACGTTGTACGACGCCATGGTTGGCTACGACCTTTCCCGCGTGTGGCTGCAGGGGGTTGGCGTGCGCCTGAACCTGAACAACCTCACCGACGAGAAGTATGTCGCCGCGTGCAACAGCCTGAGCCAGTGCTACTACGGCGAGGCGCGCAATGTCATGGCTACCGTGACCTACGACTTCTGA